The following proteins come from a genomic window of Triticum aestivum cultivar Chinese Spring chromosome 6A, IWGSC CS RefSeq v2.1, whole genome shotgun sequence:
- the LOC123131779 gene encoding glucan endo-1,3-beta-glucosidase 4, producing MLRERWQWQGCIFILVLLLLSNTSASGTSLEEKDNTILPSNSPSDFARILQSKQTRQARVCSGEDHRLLRSLANTGAEVMVTIPNSHLQHMAEFQEEARLWVAANVAPFLPATMITHILAGGNALSSVSPGDAAYSLVPTMLNLHAALVAAGLDGRVRVSTALSAVPLAPSWSAGIARRVLRFLGETGSPLFLLKAHASEATAEAKVGNSYAAMRALGFSSIPLIAAESAELGLTGALVYHSYLYGRRPGGGGRRSLATGTFCVALQNADPTALQAGLSWACGQGQADCSAVQPGGACYKQNNVAALASYAYNDYYQKSASTGATCSFNGTATTTATDPSSGSCVFAGSTMAGGSTSNSSVPSASPPTSLGAPPPDNLTPPVGSSPPSDFGPPAADTAPPTSLGAPPSDDLTPPVGSSPPSDFGRPAADTAPPTSFDAPAGGFGPPSGFGPPSVFGSPPSTFGPPGSLNGSGSFGPSSTLEPYGVGCRHVTSLAVSTLLSAIVLALLCASPNLM from the exons ATGTTGCGCGAGAGATGGCAGTGGCAGGGATGCATTTTCATTCTCGTCCTGCTTCTTCTCTCCAACACATCAGCGTCAG GCACTTCTCTGGAGGAGAAGGACAACACGATCCTCCCGTCAAATTCTCCATCAGACTTCGCGAGAATCCTGCAATCTAAGCAGACCAGGCAAGCGCGGGTGTGCAGCGGAGAAGACCACCGGCTGCTGCGCTCCCTCGCCAACACCGGAGCGGAGGTCATGGTCACCATCCCCAACTCACATCTGCAGCACATGGCCGAGTTCCAGGAGGAGGCCCGGCTCTGGGTCGCCGCCAACGTGGCGCCGTTCCTCCCGGCGACCATGATCACGCACATCCTGGCGGGAGGCAACGCCCTGTCGTCCGTTTCCCCCGGGGACGCCGCCTACTCGCTGGTCCCCACCATGCTGAACCtccacgccgccctcgtcgccgccggACTTGACGGCCGCGTCAGGGTGTCTACCGCGCTCTCCGCGGTGCCACTCGCCCCGTCTTGGTCCGCCGGCATCGCCAGGCGCGTCCTGCGGTTCCTGGGGGAGACCGGCTCGCCATTGTTCCTCCTCAAAGCTCACGCGTCTGAGGCCACCGCAGAAGCCAAAGTCGGCAACTCATACGCCGCGATGCGGGCGCTGGGCTTCTCCAGCATCCCGCTGATCGCGGCGGAGTCGGCGGAGCTCGGTCTCACTGGGGCGCTGGTGTACCACAGCTACTTGTATGGCCGTCGTCCTGGCGGTGGCGGGAGGCGGTCGCTGGCGACAGGGACGTTCTGCGTGGCGCTCCAGAACGCGGACCCGACGGCCCTGCAGGCAGGCCTGAGCTGGGCGTGCGGGCAGGGCCAGGCCGACTGCTCCGCAGTGCAGCCCGGAGGGGCTTGCTACAAGCAGAACAACGTGGCGGCGCTGGCCTCATACGCCTACAATGACTACTACCAGAAGAGCGCCAGCACCGGCGCCACCTGCTCCTTCAATGGCACCGCCACCACTACTGCCACTGATCCCA GTTCAGGATCGTGCGTCTTCGCAGGAAG CACGATGGCAGGAGGCTCCACCTCTAACTCGAGCGTGCCAAGCGCCAGCCCTCCGACGAGCCTGGGCGCCCCTCCGCCAGACAATCTCACTCCTCCAGTCGGCTCAAGCCCTCCGTCCGACTTTGGCCCCCCGGCAGCCGACACGGCCCCTCCGACGAGCCTGGGCGCCCCTCCGTCAGATGATCTCACTCCTCCAGTCGGCTCAAGCCCTCCGTCCGACTTTGGCCGCCCGGCAGCCGACACGGCCCCTCCGACGAGCTTTGACGCTCCTGCAGGTGGCTTCGGACCACCGTCTGGCTTCGGTCCCCCGTCTGTGTTCGGCAGCCCGCCATCGACGTTTGGCCCGCCTGGGAGCTTAAACGGGAGCGGGAGCTTCGGGCCGAGCAGCACCCTCGAGCCTTACGGCGTCGGGTGCCGCCATGTCACCTCCTTGGCTGTCTCCACCCTTCTCTCCGCCATTGTTCTCGCCCTTCTTTGCGCGTCACCCAATCTAATGTAA
- the LOC123131780 gene encoding putative pentatricopeptide repeat-containing protein At1g53330, with protein sequence MPNAAMAGTKFSSYHLAAALRRERDPSAALRLFLSPPTTPVSTPFRYSLRCYDLIISKLAAARHFPAMESLLSSLRASPLQPREPLLHCVISAYGRARLPAAARRAFAHPAFPGPRTTRALNALLHALAVCSTPLAELLSVCRDAAIPPDACTYNILIRAAAASGGSVDHVRLLFDEMLQRRIAPTVVTFGTLVAAFCDCGRLEEAFDVKDAMAEQYNVRPNAHVYASLMKGLCQRGDVDKAVRLKEEMVADADLVLDPAIYATLVRALFRGGRKGEVVGLLEEMKGRDIQADRVVHNAMIAGFCEDEGDLDAAFAVLDDMQNSGCKADVVSYNTLVAGLCKLGRWQDANELVEDMPRRGCPPDVVTYRMLFDGMCVAGAFHEADQVLDEMTFKGFAPSKDGATKFIQGIEREGDAVLLESVLCRLAKVNALESSAWEKAVTSALNDPAELMTEKHLDSLRFT encoded by the coding sequence ATGCCGAACGCCGCCATGGCCGGCACCAAGTTCTCGTCGTACCACCTCGCCGCAGCGCTCCGACGCGAGCGCGACCCCTCCGCCGCGCTCCGCCTCTTCCTCAGCCCGCCGACCACCCCTGTCTCCACCCCGTTCCGCTACTCCCTCCGCTGCTACGACCTCATCATCTCCAAGCTCGCCGCCGCGCGGCACTTCCCGGCCATGGAGTCCCTCCTCTCCAGCCTCCGCGCCTCCCCCCTCCAGCCTCGCGAGCCCCTGCTCCACTGCGTCATATCCGCCTACGGCCGcgcccgcctccccgccgccgcccgccgcgccttCGCCCACCCCGCCTTCCCCGGCCCCCGCACCACCCGCGCCCTCAACGCCCTCCTGCACGCCCTCGCCGTCTGCAGCACGCCCCTCGCCGAGCTCCTCTCTGTTTGCCGGGACGCCGCCATCCCTCCGGACGCGTGCACCTACAACATCCTCATCCGCGCGGCTGCGGCGTCTGGTGGCTCGGTCGACCACGTCCGCCTCCTGTTCGACGAAATGCTGCAGCGGCGGATCGCCCCGACCGTCGTCACGTTTGGCACCCTGGTTGCCGCGTTTTGCGATTGTGGTCGTCTCGAGGAGGCGTTCGACGTGAAGGACGCCATGGCTGAGCAGTACAATGTGAGGCCAAATGCTCATGTGTATGCCAGCTTGATGAAGGGGCTCTGTCAGAGGGGGGATGTGGACAAGGCGGTTAGGCTCAAAGAGGAGATGGTGGCCGACGCAGATCTTGTGCTGGATCCCGCCATTTATGCGACCTTGGTTAGGGCGTTGTTTAGGGGTGGCCGGAAAGGGGAAGTGGTTGGTTTGCTGGAAGAGATGAAGGGTAGGGACATTCAGGCTGATAGAGTGGTGCACAATGCGATGATCGCAGGTTTCTGTGAGGATGAGGGCGATTTGGATGCTGCGTTCGCGGTGCTTGATGACATGCAGAACAGCGGGTGCAAGGCAGATGTAGTGAGTTATAACACGTTGGTTGCTGGGCTGTGCAAGTTGGGGCGGTGGCAGGATGCAAATGAGTTGGTTGAGGATATGCCTAGAAGGGGCTGCCCTCCTGATGTGGTGACGTACAGAATGCTCTTTGATGGCATGTGTGTAGCTGGGGCATTTCATGAAGCAGATCAGGTTTTGGATGAGATGACCTTTAAGGGTTTTGCGCCAAGCAAGGATGGTGCGACCAAGTTCATTCAGGGAATTGAGAGGGAAGGGGATGCAGTGTTGCTAGAGTCAGTGTTATGCCGTCTGGCGAAGGTGAATGCTCTAGAGTCAAGTGCATGGGAGAAAGCTGTCACCAGTGCGCTGAATGACCCTGCAGAGCTTATGACAGAGAAACATCTGGATAGTTTAAGATTCACTTGA